One genomic region from Streptomyces sp. Li-HN-5-11 encodes:
- a CDS encoding manganese efflux pump gives MIWEILALGFVLSLDNFRVSIALGTVPFGPKRAVQVALTFGLWDAVMPLVGLLIGHEIGESVGDIADWVGAAALGGYGLYLVISALRNPEPDELDHPWALFGIPLTLSLDNLFAGASLGLLGLSPWFSAAVFGVMTAVLSLVGLQLGRAAARLVRIRSDLLSGVTLIIAAVALPLWFGG, from the coding sequence ATGATCTGGGAAATACTGGCCCTGGGTTTTGTACTCAGCCTCGACAATTTCCGGGTGTCGATCGCGCTCGGCACCGTCCCATTCGGTCCGAAGCGCGCGGTGCAGGTGGCGCTGACCTTCGGGCTGTGGGACGCGGTCATGCCCCTGGTCGGTCTGTTGATCGGTCACGAGATCGGGGAGTCCGTCGGGGACATCGCGGACTGGGTGGGCGCGGCAGCCCTCGGCGGGTACGGTCTCTACCTCGTCATCTCGGCCCTTCGCAACCCCGAGCCGGACGAGTTGGACCATCCGTGGGCGTTGTTCGGCATCCCGTTGACCCTGAGCCTGGACAATCTGTTTGCCGGGGCGAGCCTGGGGCTCCTTGGGCTCTCGCCGTGGTTCTCGGCCGCCGTCTTCGGCGTCATGACCGCGGTGTTGTCGCTGGTCGGGCTGCAGCTCGGGCGGGCCGCGGCGCGCCTCGTCCGGATCCGCTCGGACCTGCTGAGCGGGGTCACCCTGATCATCGCCGCCGTGGCGCTGCCGTTGTGGTTCGGCGGTTAG